From one Trifolium pratense cultivar HEN17-A07 linkage group LG1, ARS_RC_1.1, whole genome shotgun sequence genomic stretch:
- the LOC123916963 gene encoding homeobox protein ATH1, giving the protein MENGVYNVPMNMAGQISNVIEDITQKPLIHCYSFDLNNQTIINGIPILSAEQNQQHVDVSSSSFINHPNIADSTSFVTSQHGRTIVENPSNLIVNNNHFSVPARLGLQENFEAMVVPYMFNNWNDASNSNPLCPTFGDNSNHVNKFLKAQEGNGNGFMPYSSIANIDPNGWQLSHAANLTNVAYSSSNCSNELSPSLATSPNSGQCSEISCSDLTHSMNGTRSGLEQPSCSSMELSMSLGNDKHVKFSPAILGSRYLAVIQDILVQIATYSFENLNLDEINHSASGIRGRGNKSSSSNKDKRRIGVNRDTSSMSEAYADSSLQRQTAESKKSQLLMLLQMVDGQYSRCLAEIHTVVSAFHAATELDPQIHAHFAVKTVDRLYKDLRERISNHILAMGSNINSSWSEDDNELSVETSFIQKQWALQQLKRKDQLWRPQRGLPEKSVSVLRDWMFQNFLHPYPKDAEKHLLAIKSGLTRSQVSNWFINARVRLWKPLIEEMYAEMNRRKACRNEGENESSERSRISINNQFFNIN; this is encoded by the exons ATGGAGAATGGTGTATACAATGTTCCAATGAACATGGCTGGTCAAATTTCTAATGTCATAGAAGATATCACACAAAAGCCACTCATTCATTGCTATTCATTTGACCTTAACAATCAAACCATTATAAATGGAATTCCAATACTTTCTGCAgaacaaaatcaacaacatgTTGATGTTAGTAGTAGTAGTTTCATAAATCATCCAAATATTGCTGATTCTACTTCATTTGTTACATCACAACATGGAAGGACTATTGTGGAAAATCCCTCAAATCTCATTGTTAACAACAATCACTTTTCAGTTCCTGCTAGACTTGGTCTTCAAGAAAATTTTGAAGCTATGGTGGTTCCATACATGTTCAATAATTGGAATGATGCATCGAACTCAAACCCTTTGTGTCCAACTTTTGGTGATAATAGTAACCATGTCAACAAGTTTTTGAAAGCTCAAGAGGGTAATGGTAATGGATTCATGCCATATTCGTCGATAGCAAACATTGATCCGAACGGATGGCAATTGTCACATGCTGCAAACTTAACAAATGTTGCTTATAGTTCATCAAATTGTAGCAATGAACTTTCACCAAGTCTTGCAACATCTCCAAATTCAGGTCAGTGTTCAGAGATTAGTTGCTCTGACTTGACTCATAGCATGAATGGAACAAGATCAGGTTTGGAACAACCTTCATGTAGTAGTATGGAACTTTCTATGAGTTTAGGGAATGATAAACATGTCAAATTTTCGCCGGCGATATTAGGATCGAGATACCTTGCTGTAATTCAGGATATACTTGTTCAAATTGCAACATATTCATTTGAAAATCTAAATCTTGATGAGATCAATCATTCAGCTTCCGGTATTAGAGGGCGAGGAAATAAATCAAGTTCGTCGAACAAAGACAAGCGAAGGATAGGAGTAAACCGCGACACGAGTTCTATGTCAGAAGCATATGCTGATTCTTCATTGCAAAGACAAACTGCTGAATCAAAGAAATCACAACTTCTGATGCTTCTACAGATG GTGGACGGCCAATATAGTCGATGTTTGGCTGAGATTCACACCGTTGTATCTGCATTTCATGCTGCTACTGAGCTTGATCCTCAAATACATGCGCATTTTGCTGTTAAAACAGTTGATCGACTATATAAGGATTTGAGAGAGAGGATTAGTAATCATATTCTTGCCATGGGATCTAATATTAACAGCTCGTGGTCAGAAGATGATAATGAATTGTCTGTTGAAACTTCATTCATTCAAAAGCAATGGGCTCTCCAGCAGTTGAAAAGGAAAGACCAGTTATGGAGGCCTCAAAGGGGCTTGCCTGAAAAATCTGTTTCAGTTCTTCGTGATTGGATGTTTCAGAATTTCCTCCATCC GTATCCTAAAGATGCAGAGAAGCATTTACTTGCAATAAAAAGTGGGTTGACTAGAAGCCAG GTATCAAACTGGTTTATAAATGCGCGTGTTCGACTATGGAAACCATTGATTGAGGAAATGTATGCTGAAATGAATAGAAGAAAGGCTTGTCGAAATGAAGGAGAAAATGAGAGCAGTGAAAGAAGCAGGATAAGCATTaacaatcaattttttaatatcaattga